From a single Mobula birostris isolate sMobBir1 chromosome 13, sMobBir1.hap1, whole genome shotgun sequence genomic region:
- the LOC140207061 gene encoding uncharacterized protein, with translation MTHQRVHTKERPFTCTVCGKRYTWLSELKVHQRAHTGERPFTCSDCGKGFTQSSTLVAHQRVHTGERPFTCSVCGKGFTWSSKLKVHRRVHTGERPFTCSDCGKGFTCSSQLKVHQRVHTGERPFICSDCGKGFTQSSKLKVHQSVHTGERPFTCSDCGKGFTESFHLLRHQSVHTGEWPFTCSECGKGFTCSSKLKVHQGVHTGESPFTCSFCGKGFTLSSQLLRHQSAHIGKWPFTCSVCGKGFIFSSQLKVHQRVHTGERPFTCSDCGKDFFQSSHLQEHRFVHTGERSFICSVCGKGFTRLSQLQRHQRVHTGERPFTCSVCGKGFTWSSQLHKHQRVHTR, from the coding sequence atgactcaccagcgagttcacaccaaggagcggccattcacctgcacagTCTGTGGGAAAAGATATACTTGgttatctgaactgaaggtacatcagagagctcacactggagagaggccgttcacctgctcagactgcgggaagggattcactcagtcatccaccctagtggcacaccagcgagttcacactggagagaggccgttcacctgctcagtctgtgggaagggattcacttggtcatctaaactgaaggtacatcggcgagttcacactggggagaggccattcacctgctcagactgtgggaagggattcacttgctcatctcaactcaaggtacatcagcgagttcacactggggagaggccattcatttgctcagactgtgggaagggattcactcagtcatcgaaattgaaggtacatcagagtgttcacactggggagaggccattcacctgctcggactgtgggaagggattcactgagtcatttcatctactgagacaccagtcagttcacaccggagagtggccattcacctgctctgaatgtgggaagggattcacttgctcatctaaactgaaggtacatcagggagttcacactggggagagtccgttcacctgctcattctgtgggaagggattcactttatcatctcagctactgagacaccagtcagcccACATAGGGAAAtggccatttacctgctcagtctgtgggaaaggattcattttctcatctcaactgaaggtacatcagcgagttcacactggggagaggccattcacctgttcagactgtgggaaagattTCTTTCAGTCATCCCACCTTCAAGAACACCGGttcgttcacactggggagcggtcgttcatctgctcagtatgtgggaagggattcactcggttatctcaactacagagacaccagcgagttcacacaggggagaggccattcacctgctctgtgtgtgggaagggattcacttggtcatcacAACTACataaacaccagcgagttcacactaggTAG